In Afipia sp. GAS231, a single window of DNA contains:
- a CDS encoding AraC family transcriptional regulator has product MPEPQLLEPVGDRKNCYSVPTTNHRNLEPCGIQRKVQLRYSRQPGNSSALRSHSNNAADGPIVGLSERVYESTKLAALFDVLVDQGCPAGEILGNVNLTADEVHSPKSRISLAELMAACKNAIRLSSDPHLPYRIGTSIHISAYGMYGFAILCCPDFRKATAFAELYHALAAPLATIEFTEEKEFASWVIEPNARAAADPKIYRFLTEMQIGIHISLMRDVMGAAFTPDRISLAYPKSHDFGLPVDQIGCPVSFASRTNQILFRSAWLDQAANLGNKTTYPAVVALCDDLLNDLTSRIGIAGEIRAHLLRNITTPPTLAAIAKLLEVSDRSLRRQLREQGISFRGLLDELRMQIALKYLRTTRLANEDIALALGFSDAANFRRAFRRWTNKSPSEIRTK; this is encoded by the coding sequence ATGCCGGAGCCTCAGCTGCTCGAGCCTGTGGGCGATCGGAAAAACTGTTATTCTGTCCCGACGACAAATCACCGAAACCTCGAACCCTGCGGGATTCAAAGGAAGGTTCAGTTGCGCTATTCCAGGCAGCCCGGCAACTCTTCCGCTTTGCGCTCCCATTCGAACAACGCAGCGGATGGGCCGATCGTTGGATTGAGTGAGCGTGTTTACGAATCGACCAAACTTGCCGCCCTGTTCGACGTACTCGTCGACCAGGGCTGCCCCGCCGGTGAAATACTTGGAAACGTCAACCTGACCGCGGACGAGGTGCATTCTCCGAAGTCGAGGATTTCACTCGCGGAATTGATGGCGGCCTGCAAGAACGCCATTCGGCTCTCCAGCGACCCGCATCTGCCATACCGCATCGGCACATCGATCCACATCTCCGCCTACGGCATGTACGGGTTCGCCATTCTTTGCTGCCCCGACTTTCGCAAAGCCACGGCTTTTGCGGAGTTGTATCACGCCCTCGCCGCGCCGCTGGCAACCATCGAATTCACCGAAGAAAAGGAATTCGCAAGCTGGGTCATCGAGCCCAATGCCCGCGCCGCAGCCGATCCGAAAATCTACCGCTTCCTCACCGAGATGCAGATCGGCATTCACATATCGCTGATGCGGGATGTCATGGGCGCCGCGTTCACGCCGGATCGGATCAGTCTGGCCTATCCGAAATCCCATGACTTTGGCCTGCCGGTGGACCAGATCGGATGTCCGGTAAGCTTCGCGAGCAGGACCAACCAGATCCTGTTTCGGTCGGCATGGCTGGACCAGGCTGCAAATCTCGGCAACAAGACGACGTACCCGGCAGTCGTGGCTCTCTGCGACGACCTGCTCAACGATCTGACATCGCGAATTGGAATAGCCGGAGAAATTCGTGCCCATCTGCTTCGGAATATCACCACCCCTCCGACCCTCGCCGCCATAGCGAAGCTGCTTGAAGTGAGCGATCGCTCGCTGCGACGCCAGCTTCGGGAGCAAGGCATTTCTTTCCGTGGCCTGCTGGATGAGCTTCGTATGCAAATCGCGCTGAAATACCTGCGCACGACACGGCTCGCAAACGAGGACATCGCACTGGCACTCGGATTCAGCGACGCTGCAAATTTCCGCCGCGCATTTCGCCGCTGGACCAACAAGTCACCGAGCGAGATCAGAACGAAATAG
- a CDS encoding MaoC family dehydratase — MSSLTLAGLGQKVGHELGVSSWVTIDQARIDAFASCTGDRQWIHVDVERAKRESPFRAPIAHGYLTLAMVASLAMEIGVIPRDAAAGLNYGIDKVRFLAPVSAGARVRLRVSLAGIEPRDGGQMIMRTQNTLEVEGSEKPALIAETLALLIPAAGAHRQ; from the coding sequence ATGAGCAGCCTCACCCTTGCCGGTTTGGGCCAGAAAGTTGGACATGAACTCGGTGTTTCCAGTTGGGTTACGATCGACCAGGCGCGTATCGACGCGTTTGCGTCCTGTACCGGCGATCGGCAATGGATTCACGTCGATGTCGAAAGGGCGAAGCGGGAAAGCCCTTTCCGTGCTCCCATCGCTCACGGTTATCTGACGCTCGCGATGGTGGCCTCGCTGGCGATGGAGATCGGCGTCATCCCGAGGGACGCCGCGGCCGGGCTGAACTACGGGATCGACAAGGTCCGCTTCCTGGCGCCGGTGTCGGCTGGTGCGCGCGTGAGGCTGCGGGTCTCGCTTGCCGGGATCGAGCCGAGAGACGGTGGACAGATGATCATGAGGACCCAGAACACGCTGGAAGTGGAGGGGTCGGAGAAGCCTGCCCTGATCGCCGAAACGTTGGCGCTTCTGATCCCAGCAGCGGGAGCACACCGGCAATGA
- a CDS encoding alpha/beta fold hydrolase, giving the protein MSTDDREQAPAAEGAFEDASRNTLALNPLVGIRGQDLVDSAGVLFKAIVNEPKVAAEQWLSLLGELGSIAAGKSERAPQAGDKRFSDATWKESALHGGMLKAYLAWGDAVSGFVDKTTLSDIDKARAHLVTEILIDAVAPTNAMLTNPAAVRKFVDTGGRSLWSGLKNYLDDLTKNGGMPSMVDQSAFKVGETLATTPGGVVFRNELLELIQYSPTTPKVWKRPLVITPPQINKYYALDLSPDKSMVRFLLDSGIQVFCVSWRNPTTAHREWGLDTYVAALDEAVDVAREVTGSDDITMMGSCSGGITSTAYFATLGSAAQQKIRNMVLAVCLLDPNTADESAFGCLMTPETMHAAKEASRLRGMVDGHELARMFAWMRPNDLIWNYWVNNYLLGNQPPAFDILYWNADTTRLPAGLHGDYLDLYFTNPFVNAGKLSLNSKTIDMSRTRVDSYVVAGMTDHITPWKGVHKTAQIMGEGTTFVLSNSGHLQSLINPPTNPKASFMIGTVHTSGPDAFLASAEKRKGSWWLDWRNWLHARSGEEVAAAASLGCERHPVLAAAPGTYVFD; this is encoded by the coding sequence ATGAGCACGGACGATCGCGAGCAAGCTCCCGCAGCGGAGGGGGCCTTCGAAGATGCATCCCGAAATACGCTGGCGCTCAATCCCCTTGTCGGCATCCGCGGGCAGGATCTCGTCGACAGCGCCGGCGTCCTGTTCAAGGCTATCGTCAACGAGCCAAAGGTCGCCGCCGAGCAATGGCTCTCTTTGCTCGGCGAACTCGGCTCGATCGCCGCCGGCAAGTCCGAGCGTGCGCCGCAGGCGGGTGACAAACGATTTTCCGATGCCACCTGGAAAGAGAGTGCACTGCACGGCGGGATGCTCAAGGCCTACCTTGCCTGGGGCGATGCGGTCAGCGGCTTCGTCGACAAGACGACCCTGAGCGACATCGACAAGGCTCGGGCACATCTGGTCACGGAAATCCTGATCGACGCGGTCGCGCCCACCAATGCGATGCTGACCAACCCGGCGGCGGTGCGCAAATTCGTCGATACCGGCGGCCGAAGCCTGTGGTCCGGGCTGAAGAACTACCTCGATGATCTCACCAAAAACGGCGGCATGCCGTCGATGGTGGACCAGAGCGCCTTCAAGGTCGGGGAAACCCTGGCGACGACGCCGGGCGGGGTGGTGTTCCGTAACGAATTGCTGGAGCTGATACAGTATTCGCCGACGACGCCGAAGGTCTGGAAGCGGCCGCTGGTCATCACCCCACCGCAGATCAACAAATATTACGCACTGGATCTGTCGCCCGACAAAAGCATGGTGCGCTTTCTGCTCGACAGCGGCATTCAGGTATTCTGCGTCAGCTGGCGCAATCCCACAACGGCGCATCGCGAATGGGGGCTCGATACCTATGTCGCGGCGCTTGATGAAGCTGTCGACGTTGCGCGGGAGGTCACCGGCAGCGACGACATCACGATGATGGGATCCTGTTCCGGCGGCATCACCTCGACGGCCTATTTCGCGACGCTTGGAAGTGCCGCGCAACAGAAGATCAGGAATATGGTGCTCGCGGTCTGCCTGCTCGATCCGAACACCGCCGACGAGAGCGCGTTCGGCTGCCTGATGACGCCGGAGACGATGCACGCGGCCAAGGAAGCCTCGCGGCTGCGCGGAATGGTCGACGGCCACGAACTGGCACGAATGTTCGCATGGATGAGGCCGAACGACCTGATCTGGAATTACTGGGTCAACAACTACCTGCTCGGCAACCAGCCGCCGGCCTTCGATATTCTGTACTGGAATGCCGACACAACCCGACTTCCAGCCGGTCTGCATGGCGATTATCTGGATCTCTATTTCACCAACCCGTTTGTCAACGCCGGAAAGCTCTCGTTGAACAGCAAGACGATCGACATGAGCCGAACCAGGGTCGACAGTTACGTAGTTGCCGGCATGACCGACCACATCACGCCCTGGAAGGGCGTGCACAAGACCGCGCAGATCATGGGCGAGGGGACGACTTTCGTGCTCTCGAACAGCGGTCACCTCCAGAGCCTCATCAACCCGCCGACCAATCCGAAGGCCTCCTTCATGATCGGGACGGTCCATACATCCGGTCCGGACGCATTCCTGGCCTCGGCTGAGAAGCGCAAGGGAAGCTGGTGGCTCGACTGGCGCAATTGGCTGCACGCCCGATCGGGTGAAGAGGTTGCGGCAGCCGCGTCGCTGGGGTGCGAGCGCCATCCCGTCCTTGCTGCAGCGCCGGGGACTTACGTCTTTGACTGA
- a CDS encoding fatty acid--CoA ligase, producing MVGRLIQTTKSAYQYPLIFKQLWHTPRVQAPDQEVVYRDLKRFTYLEIKERIGRLASALSKAGVVPGDTVGVLDWDSHRFLEAFFAIPMMGAVLQTVNVRLSPEQIAYTIDHAGASTLLVNDEFVELLEGMKAQLPKVKRLIVMSDRSAPQTGGLSFIGEYESLLAAAAPDYDFPDFDENTQATTFYTTGTTGVPKGVYYSHRQLVLHSICGLALFGMAGTQGRFSRDDVYMPITPMFHVHAWGFPWSATLAGVKQVYPGRYEPAMLVKLIKSEGVTFTHGVPTILQMLLDAAAKASVDLAGLKMVIGGSALPKALAKRALAAGIDIFAGYGMSETGPLAAVSHIRSKDLTGDPDGEVEFRARAGIAGPLVDLRIVDADMNNVPHDGKSAGEIVLRAPWLTQGYFNNPEGSEELWAGGYLHTSDIAVVDANGSVHITDRIKDVIKTGGEWVSSLQIEDLISQCAGVAEAAVIGVKDDKWGERPLALVVKRVSGANGISDAVIKNHLKVFADKGIISKYGIPEKILFVDSIPKTTVGKINKKELRERYG from the coding sequence ATGGTGGGAAGGCTGATTCAGACCACCAAATCGGCTTATCAGTATCCGTTGATTTTCAAGCAGCTGTGGCACACGCCGCGCGTGCAGGCGCCGGATCAGGAGGTCGTCTACCGCGATCTGAAGCGCTTCACCTATCTGGAGATCAAGGAGCGGATCGGCCGTCTCGCCTCGGCTCTGAGCAAGGCGGGCGTCGTGCCGGGAGACACGGTCGGCGTCCTCGACTGGGATAGTCACCGGTTCCTCGAGGCGTTCTTCGCAATTCCGATGATGGGCGCCGTGTTGCAGACGGTGAATGTCCGTCTGTCACCCGAACAGATCGCCTACACAATCGACCATGCCGGCGCTTCGACGCTTCTCGTCAATGACGAGTTCGTCGAATTGCTCGAGGGGATGAAGGCCCAATTGCCGAAGGTCAAACGGCTGATCGTGATGTCGGACCGGTCAGCGCCGCAGACCGGCGGTCTATCGTTCATCGGCGAGTATGAAAGCCTGCTCGCTGCGGCTGCGCCCGACTACGACTTTCCCGATTTCGACGAGAACACCCAGGCGACCACGTTCTACACGACCGGCACGACTGGGGTGCCCAAGGGGGTCTATTACAGCCACCGGCAACTGGTGTTGCACTCGATCTGCGGCTTGGCCCTGTTCGGTATGGCGGGCACGCAGGGCCGCTTCTCGCGTGACGACGTCTACATGCCGATTACGCCGATGTTTCACGTCCATGCCTGGGGCTTCCCCTGGTCGGCGACACTCGCCGGGGTCAAGCAGGTCTATCCCGGGCGCTACGAGCCGGCGATGCTGGTCAAGCTGATCAAGAGCGAAGGCGTTACCTTCACCCATGGCGTGCCGACCATCCTGCAGATGCTGCTCGACGCCGCCGCCAAGGCGAGCGTCGATCTGGCGGGCCTCAAGATGGTGATCGGCGGTTCGGCCTTGCCGAAGGCGCTGGCCAAGCGGGCGCTTGCGGCAGGCATCGACATCTTCGCAGGCTACGGGATGTCGGAGACCGGGCCGCTTGCCGCTGTGTCCCATATCCGATCGAAGGACCTGACCGGCGATCCGGACGGAGAGGTCGAGTTCCGCGCCAGGGCCGGTATCGCCGGGCCGCTGGTGGATCTGCGCATCGTCGACGCCGACATGAATAACGTGCCGCATGATGGCAAATCGGCCGGCGAGATCGTGCTGCGGGCGCCGTGGCTCACCCAGGGTTACTTTAACAATCCCGAGGGCTCGGAAGAACTCTGGGCCGGGGGCTACCTGCACACCAGCGATATCGCCGTGGTCGACGCCAACGGCTCGGTGCACATCACCGACCGTATCAAGGATGTGATCAAGACCGGCGGCGAGTGGGTCTCGTCGCTGCAGATCGAGGACCTGATCTCGCAATGCGCCGGCGTCGCCGAGGCCGCCGTCATCGGCGTCAAGGACGACAAATGGGGGGAGCGGCCGCTCGCGCTCGTGGTCAAGCGGGTGTCCGGTGCGAATGGCATCAGCGACGCGGTGATCAAGAACCATCTCAAGGTGTTTGCCGACAAAGGCATCATCTCGAAATACGGAATTCCGGAAAAGATCCTGTTCGTCGACAGCATTCCAAAGACCACCGTCGGCAAGATCAACAAGAAGGAGCTGCGCGAACGGTACGGGTAG